In a genomic window of Flavobacteriales bacterium:
- a CDS encoding amidohydrolase translates to MSNILDRIKALAGELSKEIIDIRRHIHMNPELSFEEFKTTEFICNIMDGMTGFEKMEGLETGAVYTFKGNDPDFYCLALRADIDALPILEMNNVEYKSKNEGVMHACGHDVHAASLIGAAKIISNFQSEFNGTIKFIFQPGEEKLPGGASLLIEKGVLENPKVDRIIGQHVAPLLNVGQIGYRKGIYMASADEVYITAKGKGGHAAMQDFIIDPLKIAARLLLELPVLVGERNRNNAPTVLAFGKIIGEGATNVIPGEVKLEGTLRTLNEEWRSEIHELIKVEASRIAESMGGSVDVNIMIGYPYLNNDNDSMGKFSEAAIEYMGVEHVEEIPITMTAEDFAYYSHKVPACFYRLGIKNKSKGITSSVHNDTFNIDESALEIGMGLMAWAALKDLIA, encoded by the coding sequence ATGAGCAATATTTTAGATAGAATTAAGGCTCTTGCAGGAGAATTGTCCAAAGAGATAATAGACATTAGAAGGCATATACATATGAATCCTGAATTGTCTTTTGAGGAGTTTAAAACGACAGAATTCATTTGTAATATAATGGATGGCATGACTGGTTTCGAAAAAATGGAAGGGCTAGAAACAGGAGCTGTATACACGTTCAAGGGTAATGATCCTGATTTTTATTGTCTAGCGCTTCGTGCTGACATAGATGCTTTGCCAATCTTGGAGATGAACAATGTTGAATACAAATCGAAAAATGAAGGCGTAATGCATGCATGTGGACATGATGTGCATGCGGCTTCTTTGATTGGTGCGGCAAAAATTATTAGCAATTTCCAATCTGAGTTTAACGGTACAATCAAATTTATTTTCCAGCCTGGAGAAGAAAAACTTCCAGGCGGGGCATCCTTATTAATTGAGAAGGGCGTTTTAGAAAACCCTAAAGTGGATAGAATTATTGGTCAACATGTCGCTCCATTATTAAATGTTGGTCAGATTGGCTATAGAAAAGGAATATATATGGCTTCGGCAGATGAGGTTTATATTACGGCTAAAGGGAAAGGTGGTCATGCTGCCATGCAAGATTTTATAATAGATCCTTTAAAGATTGCCGCTAGATTATTGTTGGAATTACCAGTCTTAGTTGGGGAGCGTAATCGTAACAATGCACCTACGGTTTTGGCTTTCGGAAAGATAATAGGTGAAGGAGCCACAAATGTAATTCCGGGAGAGGTTAAATTAGAAGGAACTCTCAGGACATTGAACGAAGAATGGAGATCGGAAATTCATGAACTAATAAAAGTTGAAGCTAGTCGGATAGCGGAATCGATGGGAGGAAGTGTTGATGTAAATATAATGATAGGCTATCCATACCTGAATAACGATAATGACTCTATGGGTAAGTTTAGCGAGGCAGCTATCGAATATATGGGAGTAGAACATGTAGAGGAAATTCCCATTACGATGACAGCAGAGGACTTTGCGTATTATTCACATAAAGTGCCAGCTTGTTTTTATCGATTAGGAATAAAAAACAAATCAAAGGGAATTACTTCTTCCGTTCATAACGACACGTTTAATATTGACGAATCTGCGTTAGAAATAGGAATGGGATTAATGGCGTGGGCAGCGCTTAAGGATCTTATTGCGTAG
- a CDS encoding sulfite exporter TauE/SafE family protein codes for MPIVDLIKLVLIGISAGLLSGLVGVGGGIVVVPALIYFMGMDQHAAQGTSLSILLLPVGVLAVMNYYKEGNLNMAYAGVIAAAFVFGGYFGSRFSLSLSDDVLSKLFGGFMLLVGIKMIFFK; via the coding sequence ATGCCCATTGTAGATTTAATAAAACTCGTATTAATTGGTATCAGTGCTGGCCTTCTTAGTGGCTTGGTTGGTGTTGGAGGAGGTATTGTAGTGGTGCCTGCATTAATTTATTTTATGGGCATGGATCAGCATGCGGCGCAAGGTACGAGCTTGTCGATATTACTTCTTCCAGTTGGTGTTTTAGCTGTGATGAATTATTATAAAGAAGGTAATCTTAATATGGCATATGCTGGAGTAATTGCAGCGGCTTTTGTTTTTGGCGGATATTTTGGTTCAAGATTTTCACTTTCTCTAAGCGATGATGTTTTATCCAAACTGTTTGGAGGTTTTATGCTTCTAGTAGGAATTAAGATGATATTTTTTAAGTAG